From Calonectris borealis chromosome 9, bCalBor7.hap1.2, whole genome shotgun sequence, one genomic window encodes:
- the TRPM2 gene encoding transient receptor potential cation channel subfamily M member 2 isoform X3 produces the protein MAARGRRTKVLPSELNKVCPERGDDPATHPRKMSDFEVVPNLQQSSSSVSKSRRKAHFPIGSNEKENLISWIPENIRKKECTYFVESSQTSDSGRIVCECGYLREQHLEDAAKPPIFLGKEWDPSRHIQERPTDAFGDIHFTGLGQKMGKYVRVSSDTPPRVIYHLMTQHWGLDAPNLLISVTGGAKNFIMKPRLKNIFRQGLVKVAQTTGAWIITGGSHAGVMKQVGEAVRDFILSCSHKEGEIVTIGIATWGTVYNRESLICPMGGFPAEYVLDEENQGSLSCLDSNHSHFILVDDGTHGRYGVEIPLRTRLEKFISEQTKVKGGVAIKIPIVCVVLEGGPGTLDTIYNAITNGTPCVIVEGSGRVADVIAQVASLPVPKITVALIQKKLSMFFHDTYELFTEGKLVEWTKKIQDIVRSRQLLTIFREGKYGQQDVDVAILQALLKASRNQDHFGRENWDHQLKLAVAWNRVDIARSEIFTDDHEWKPTDLHPVMAAALISNKPEFVKLFLEQGVRLKEFVNWDTLVYLYDNMAPSCLFHSKLQKVLLEEREHTAGSKMPRIQLHHVSQVLRELLGCSTQPLYPKPKHTERPRLSIPVPHIKLNVQGSSLRSLYKRSAGRVTFTMDPVRDLLIWAVVQNRKELAEIIWAQSQDCMAAALACSKILKELAKEEEDTDTTDDMLALAEQYEQKAIGVFTDCYRKDEERAQKLLTRVSEAWGKTTCLQLALEAKNMNFVSHGGVQAFLTKVWWGKMCVDNGLWRVIACMLFFPLLYTSLITFREKRLQPMGCLTRLRAFFTAPVVIFHMNILSYFTFLLLFAYVLMVDFQPLPSWREYLLYFWLFSLVCEETRQLLYDPDGFGVVKMASLYFKDFWNKLDICAILVFITGLTCRLIPSTLYPGRIVLSLAFIIFCLRLMHIFTVSKTLGPKIIIVKRMMKDVFFFLFLLAVWVVSFGVAKQAILIHNEERVEWLFRGVVYHSYLTIFGQIPSYIDGVNFNIDQCSPNGTDPYKPKCPETNEDNKKPIFPEWLTVILLCLYLLFTNILLLNLLIAMFNYTFQQVQEHTDQIWKFQRHDLIEEYHGRPPAPPPFILLNHLQILVQRGLLRKPARHHKQLKEKLEKNEEAALLSWEMYLKENYLQHQQCQEKQNMEQKIRDIAQRVDVLAELLDLDRVKKTGLVEQRLVSLEEQAHQSAQALRWIMQALQGSGFGSSEDVPPMGSSKASEMREVDLEGKAEESQPPYHVLARNLLYPGSHTLRFPVPDEKVPWEVDFPLYDPPAYSADHKDMAVQDPFSPSLESLLKINYNTMDGLIDRQSFHGLYAVQDGLPLNPMGRTGLRGRGRLHCFGPNHALHPVVTRWRRNLDGSIIRKSLKKMLEVLVAQYPLSDVWALPGGSLEPGETLPLKLKWILRREFWPQFQNLLKQGTEIHKGYLDDPRNTDNAWVETVAVSVHFDNQNDVEMKRLNSFLQGCDPELCIRWQVLDKRSPLHANHKELLHKVSTLLGAYY, from the exons ATGGCCGCGCGTGGCCGGCGCACCAAGGTGCTCCCCTCCGAACTGAACAAGGTGTGCCCCGAGAGAGGAGACGACCCCGCCACGCACCCCAGGAAGATGAGCGACTTCGAGGTGGTCCCCAACCTCCAGCAGAGCAGTAGCAGTGTCTCGAAGAGCAGGCGGAAGGCACATTTCCCCATCGGCAGCAATGAAAAG GAAAATCTCATCTCGTGGATTCCTGAAAACATCCGGAAGAAAGAGTGCACCTACTTTGTGGAAAGCTCCCAGACATCAGATTCTGG GAGGATTGTGTGCGAGTGCGGCTATCTCAGGGAACAGCACCTGGAAGATGCTGCCAAACCTCCCATCTTCCTGGGGAAGGAGTGGGACCCCAGCAGGCACATCCAGGAAAGGCCAACCGATGCCTTCGGTGATATCCACTTCACAGGCCTGGGACAGAAGATGGGGAAG TATGTGCGCGTCTCCTCGGATACCCCTCCACGGGTCATCTACCACCTCATGACACAGCACTGGGGCCTCGATGCACCCAACCTGCTCATCTCAGTCACTGGGGGAGCCAAAAACTTCATCATGAAGCCGAGGCTGAAGAACATCTTCCGGCAAGGGCTAGTCAAGGTGGCCCAGACCACGG GGGCCTGGATCATCACAGGGGGGTCCCACGCTGGTGTGATGAAACAGGTGGGAGAGGCAGTGCGAGACTTCATCCTGAGCTGCAGCCACAAGGAGGGCGAGATTGTCACCATTGGCATAGCCACCTGGGGGACCGTGTACAACCGGGAGAGCCTCATCTGCCCCATG GGTGGCTTTCCAGCTGAGTACGTACTGGATGAGGAGAACCAAGGCAGCCTGTCATGCCTGGACAGCAACCACTCCCACTTCATCCTGGTGGACGACGGGACCCACGGGAGGTATGGGGTGGAAATTCCCCTGAGGACCAGACTGGAGAAGTTCATTTCAGAGCAGACCAAGGTGAAAGGAG GCGTGGCCATCAAGATCCCCATCGTGTGCGTGGTGCTGGAAGGAGGCCCCGGGACACTCGAT ACCATCTACAACGCCATCACCAACGGGACCCCCTGTGTGATTGTGGAAGGGTCTGGGCGTGTGGCCGATGTCATCGCACAGGTGGCCAGCCTGCCTGTGCCCAAGATAACCGTTGCCTTGATCCAGAAGAAGCTGAGCATGTTCTTCCACGACACTTATGAGCTCTTCACTGAGGGCAAGCTGGTGGAGTGGACCAAGAAG ATCCAAGACATAGTGCGGAGCCGGCAGCTCCTGACCATTTTCAGAGAGGGCAAATATGGCCAGCAGGACGTGGATGTGGCCATCCTCCAGGCGCTGTTGAAAG CATCCCGAAACCAGGACCACTTTGGTCGTGAGAACTGGGACCACCAGCTGAAGTTAGCTGTGGCCTGGAACAGGGTGGACATTGCTCGGAGTGAGATCTTCACGGATGACCACGAGTGGAAG CCCACAGATCTCCACCCCGTGATGGCAGCCGCCCTGATCTCCAACAAGCCAGAGTTTGTGAAGCTCTTCCTGGAGCAGGGAGTACGCCTCAAGGAGTTTGTCAACTGGGACACCCTGGTTTACCTCTACGACAACATGGCACCATCCTGCCTGTTCCACAGCAAGCTGCAGAAGGTCCTGCTGGAGGAGAGAGAGCAcacagctggctccaaaatgcCAAGAATCCAACTGCACCACGTCTCCCAGGTGCTGCGGGAGCTCCTGGGCTGCTCCACACAGCCTCTCTACCCCAAGCCCAAGCACACGGAGCGACCCcggctctccatccctgtcccgcACATCAAGCTGAAC GTTCAGGGGTCAAGTCTCCGGTCCCTCTACAAGCGCTCTGCCGGCCGAGTCACCTTCACCATGGACCCAGTCCGCGACCTGCTTATCTGGGCTGTGGTCCAGAACCGCAAGGAGCTGGCAGAAATCATCTGGGCCCAG AGCCAGGACTGCATGGCAGCCGCGCTGGCCTGCAGCAAAATCCTGAAGGAGCTCgccaaggaggaggaagacaccGACACCACCGACGACATGCTGGCCCTGGCCGAGCAGTACGAGCAGAAGGCGATCG GCGTGTTCACAGACTGCTACCGCAAGGATGAAGAGAGAGCCCAGAAGCTCCTCACCCGTGTCTCTGAGGCCTGGGGGAAGACAACCTGTCTGCAGCTGGCATTGGAAGCCAAGAACATGAATTTTGTGTCCCATGGGGGTGTCCAG GCCTTTCTAACCAAAGTCTGGTGGGGGAAGATGTGCGTGGACAACGGGCTTTGGCGGGTTATTGCATGCATGCTGTTCTTCCCACTTCTCTACACCAGCCTCATCACCTTCAG ggagAAGAGGCTGCAGCCCATGGGCTGCCTGACGCGCCTCCGAGCCTTCTTCACGGCACCTGTCGTCATCTTCCACATGAACATCCTCTCTTACTtcaccttcctcctgctcttcGCCTACGTCCTGATGGTTGACTTCCAGCCACTGCCGTCCTGGCGGGAGTACCTCCTCTACTTCTGGCTCTTCTCCCTGGTGTGCGAGGAGACCCGCCAG CTGTTGTATGATCCAGATGGGTTTGGGGTTGTGAAAATGGCTTCCCTGTACTTCAAGGACTTCTGGAATAAGTTGGATATCTGCGCCATCCTGGTCTTCATCACAGGGCTGACTTGCAG GCTGATCCCGTCAACTTTGTACCCCGGGCGCATCGTACTGTCACTGGCTTTTATCATTTTCTGCCTGCGCCTGATGCACATTTTCACAGTCAGTAAAACGCTGGGGCCCAAGATCATCATTGTGAAGCGCATG ATGAAGGAtgtcttcttcttcctcttcctgttaGCAGTGTGGGTGGTGTCCTTTGGGGTTGCCAAGCAGGCCATCCTGATCCACAACGAGGAACGTGTGGAGTGGCTTTTCCGTGGTGTGGTCTACCACTCCTACCTGACCATCTTCGGGCAGATTCCCTCCTACATCGACG GGGTCAACTTCAACATTGACCAGTGTAGCCCCAATGGGACCGACCCCTACAAGCCCAAGTGCCCAGAGACAAACGAGGACAACAAGAAACCCATCTTCCCAGAGTGGCTGACAGTCATCTTACTGTGCCTGTACCTGCTCTTCACCAACATCCTCCTCCTCAACCTCCTCATCGCCATGTTCAA ctACACCTTCCAGCAGGTCCAGGAGCACACGGACCAGATCTGGAAGTTCCAGCGGCATGACCTGATCGAGGAGTACCACGGCCGCCCACCCGCGCCTCCACCCTTCATCCTCCTCAACCACCTGCAGATCCTGGTCCAGCGAGGCTTGCTCCGCAAGCCGGCCAGGCACCACAAACAGCTCA aagagaagctggagaagaacGAAGAAGCTGCCCTCCTCTCTTGGGAGATGTACCTGAAGGAGAACTACCTGCAGCACCAGCAGTGCCAGGAGAAGCAGAACATGGAGCAGAAGATCCGAGACATTGCACAGAG GGTTGACGTactggcagagctgctggacTTGGACCGGGTGAAGAAGACAGGGCTGGTGGAGCAGAGGCTGGTCTCTCTGGAAGAGCAG GCGCATCAGAGTGCCCAGGCCCTGAGGTGGATAATGCAGGCGCTGCAGGGCAGTGGCTTCGGCTCGAGCGAGGACGTGCCACCCATGG GCTCCAGCAAAGCCTCGGAGATGAGGGAGGTTGACCTGGAGGGGAAAGCCGAGGAAAGCCAGCCCCCATACCACGTGCTTGCCCGAAACCTCCTGTACCCAGGGTCTCACACCCTCCGCTTCCCTGTGCCGGACGAGAAGGTGCCCTGGGAG GTGGACTTCCCACTCTACGACCCTCCCGCCTACTCGGCCGACCACAAGGACATGGCTGTGCAGGACCCATTCAGCCC CTCCTTGGAGTCTCTCCTGAAGATCAACTACAACACCATGGACGGGCTGATCGACCGGCAGAGCTTCCACGGCCTCTACGCCGTGCAGGATGGGCTGCCGCT GAACCCCATGGGCAGGACGGGGCTGCGAGGCCGCGGGAGGCTGCACTGCTTTGGGCCCAACCATGCCCTGCACCCCGTTGTGACCCG CTGGAGGAGGAATTTGGATGGGTCCATTATAAGGAAGAGCCTGAAGAAGATGCTGGAAGTCCTAGTAGCCCAGTACCCGCTGTCGGATGTCTGGGCTCTGCCCGGG GGGTCACTGGAGCCGGGCGAGACGCTGCCGCTGAAACTCAAGTGGATCCTGCGCCGGGAGTTCTGGCCCCAGTTCCAGAACTTGCTGAAACAAGGCACTGAG ATACACAAGGGGTACCTTGATGACCCCCGCAACACGGATAACGCCTGGGTCGAAACGGTCGCCGTCAGCGTGCACTTCGACAACCAGAACGATGTGGAGATGAAGCGGCTGAATTCG TTCCTCCAGGGCTGTGATCCGGAGCTGTGCATCCGCTGGCAGGTGCTGGACAAGAGGAGCCCCCTGCACGCCAACCACAAGGAGCTCCTGCACAAGGTCTCAACCCTCCTCGGAGCCTACTACTGA
- the TRPM2 gene encoding transient receptor potential cation channel subfamily M member 2 isoform X2 yields the protein MAARGRRTKVLPSELNKVCPERGDDPATHPRKMSDFEVVPNLQQSSSSVSKSRRKAHFPIGSNEKQENLISWIPENIRKKECTYFVESSQTSDSGRIVCECGYLREQHLEDAAKPPIFLGKEWDPSRHIQERPTDAFGDIHFTGLGQKMGKYVRVSSDTPPRVIYHLMTQHWGLDAPNLLISVTGGAKNFIMKPRLKNIFRQGLVKVAQTTGAWIITGGSHAGVMKQVGEAVRDFILSCSHKEGEIVTIGIATWGTVYNRESLICPMGGFPAEYVLDEENQGSLSCLDSNHSHFILVDDGTHGRYGVEIPLRTRLEKFISEQTKVKGGVAIKIPIVCVVLEGGPGTLDTIYNAITNGTPCVIVEGSGRVADVIAQVASLPVPKITVALIQKKLSMFFHDTYELFTEGKLVEWTKKIQDIVRSRQLLTIFREGKYGQQDVDVAILQALLKASRNQDHFGRENWDHQLKLAVAWNRVDIARSEIFTDDHEWKPTDLHPVMAAALISNKPEFVKLFLEQGVRLKEFVNWDTLVYLYDNMAPSCLFHSKLQKVLLEEREHTAGSKMPRIQLHHVSQVLRELLGCSTQPLYPKPKHTERPRLSIPVPHIKLNVQGSSLRSLYKRSAGRVTFTMDPVRDLLIWAVVQNRKELAEIIWAQSQDCMAAALACSKILKELAKEEEDTDTTDDMLALAEQYEQKAIGVFTDCYRKDEERAQKLLTRVSEAWGKTTCLQLALEAKNMNFVSHGGVQAFLTKVWWGKMCVDNGLWRVIACMLFFPLLYTSLITFREKRLQPMGCLTRLRAFFTAPVVIFHMNILSYFTFLLLFAYVLMVDFQPLPSWREYLLYFWLFSLVCEETRQLLYDPDGFGVVKMASLYFKDFWNKLDICAILVFITGLTCRLIPSTLYPGRIVLSLAFIIFCLRLMHIFTVSKTLGPKIIIVKRMMKDVFFFLFLLAVWVVSFGVAKQAILIHNEERVEWLFRGVVYHSYLTIFGQIPSYIDGVNFNIDQCSPNGTDPYKPKCPETNEDNKKPIFPEWLTVILLCLYLLFTNILLLNLLIAMFNYTFQQVQEHTDQIWKFQRHDLIEEYHGRPPAPPPFILLNHLQILVQRGLLRKPARHHKQLKEKLEKNEEAALLSWEMYLKENYLQHQQCQEKQNMEQKIRDIAQRVDVLAELLDLDRVKKTGLVEQRLVSLEEQAHQSAQALRWIMQALQGSGFGSSEDVPPMGSSKASEMREVDLEGKAEESQPPYHVLARNLLYPGSHTLRFPVPDEKVPWEVDFPLYDPPAYSADHKDMAVQDPFSPSLESLLKINYNTMDGLIDRQSFHGLYAVQDGLPLNPMGRTGLRGRGRLHCFGPNHALHPVVTRWRRNLDGSIIRKSLKKMLEVLVAQYPLSDVWALPGGSLEPGETLPLKLKWILRREFWPQFQNLLKQGTEIHKGYLDDPRNTDNAWVETVAVSVHFDNQNDVEMKRLNSFLQGCDPELCIRWQVLDKRSPLHANHKELLHKVSTLLGAYY from the exons ATGGCCGCGCGTGGCCGGCGCACCAAGGTGCTCCCCTCCGAACTGAACAAGGTGTGCCCCGAGAGAGGAGACGACCCCGCCACGCACCCCAGGAAGATGAGCGACTTCGAGGTGGTCCCCAACCTCCAGCAGAGCAGTAGCAGTGTCTCGAAGAGCAGGCGGAAGGCACATTTCCCCATCGGCAGCAATGAAAAG CAGGAAAATCTCATCTCGTGGATTCCTGAAAACATCCGGAAGAAAGAGTGCACCTACTTTGTGGAAAGCTCCCAGACATCAGATTCTGG GAGGATTGTGTGCGAGTGCGGCTATCTCAGGGAACAGCACCTGGAAGATGCTGCCAAACCTCCCATCTTCCTGGGGAAGGAGTGGGACCCCAGCAGGCACATCCAGGAAAGGCCAACCGATGCCTTCGGTGATATCCACTTCACAGGCCTGGGACAGAAGATGGGGAAG TATGTGCGCGTCTCCTCGGATACCCCTCCACGGGTCATCTACCACCTCATGACACAGCACTGGGGCCTCGATGCACCCAACCTGCTCATCTCAGTCACTGGGGGAGCCAAAAACTTCATCATGAAGCCGAGGCTGAAGAACATCTTCCGGCAAGGGCTAGTCAAGGTGGCCCAGACCACGG GGGCCTGGATCATCACAGGGGGGTCCCACGCTGGTGTGATGAAACAGGTGGGAGAGGCAGTGCGAGACTTCATCCTGAGCTGCAGCCACAAGGAGGGCGAGATTGTCACCATTGGCATAGCCACCTGGGGGACCGTGTACAACCGGGAGAGCCTCATCTGCCCCATG GGTGGCTTTCCAGCTGAGTACGTACTGGATGAGGAGAACCAAGGCAGCCTGTCATGCCTGGACAGCAACCACTCCCACTTCATCCTGGTGGACGACGGGACCCACGGGAGGTATGGGGTGGAAATTCCCCTGAGGACCAGACTGGAGAAGTTCATTTCAGAGCAGACCAAGGTGAAAGGAG GCGTGGCCATCAAGATCCCCATCGTGTGCGTGGTGCTGGAAGGAGGCCCCGGGACACTCGAT ACCATCTACAACGCCATCACCAACGGGACCCCCTGTGTGATTGTGGAAGGGTCTGGGCGTGTGGCCGATGTCATCGCACAGGTGGCCAGCCTGCCTGTGCCCAAGATAACCGTTGCCTTGATCCAGAAGAAGCTGAGCATGTTCTTCCACGACACTTATGAGCTCTTCACTGAGGGCAAGCTGGTGGAGTGGACCAAGAAG ATCCAAGACATAGTGCGGAGCCGGCAGCTCCTGACCATTTTCAGAGAGGGCAAATATGGCCAGCAGGACGTGGATGTGGCCATCCTCCAGGCGCTGTTGAAAG CATCCCGAAACCAGGACCACTTTGGTCGTGAGAACTGGGACCACCAGCTGAAGTTAGCTGTGGCCTGGAACAGGGTGGACATTGCTCGGAGTGAGATCTTCACGGATGACCACGAGTGGAAG CCCACAGATCTCCACCCCGTGATGGCAGCCGCCCTGATCTCCAACAAGCCAGAGTTTGTGAAGCTCTTCCTGGAGCAGGGAGTACGCCTCAAGGAGTTTGTCAACTGGGACACCCTGGTTTACCTCTACGACAACATGGCACCATCCTGCCTGTTCCACAGCAAGCTGCAGAAGGTCCTGCTGGAGGAGAGAGAGCAcacagctggctccaaaatgcCAAGAATCCAACTGCACCACGTCTCCCAGGTGCTGCGGGAGCTCCTGGGCTGCTCCACACAGCCTCTCTACCCCAAGCCCAAGCACACGGAGCGACCCcggctctccatccctgtcccgcACATCAAGCTGAAC GTTCAGGGGTCAAGTCTCCGGTCCCTCTACAAGCGCTCTGCCGGCCGAGTCACCTTCACCATGGACCCAGTCCGCGACCTGCTTATCTGGGCTGTGGTCCAGAACCGCAAGGAGCTGGCAGAAATCATCTGGGCCCAG AGCCAGGACTGCATGGCAGCCGCGCTGGCCTGCAGCAAAATCCTGAAGGAGCTCgccaaggaggaggaagacaccGACACCACCGACGACATGCTGGCCCTGGCCGAGCAGTACGAGCAGAAGGCGATCG GCGTGTTCACAGACTGCTACCGCAAGGATGAAGAGAGAGCCCAGAAGCTCCTCACCCGTGTCTCTGAGGCCTGGGGGAAGACAACCTGTCTGCAGCTGGCATTGGAAGCCAAGAACATGAATTTTGTGTCCCATGGGGGTGTCCAG GCCTTTCTAACCAAAGTCTGGTGGGGGAAGATGTGCGTGGACAACGGGCTTTGGCGGGTTATTGCATGCATGCTGTTCTTCCCACTTCTCTACACCAGCCTCATCACCTTCAG ggagAAGAGGCTGCAGCCCATGGGCTGCCTGACGCGCCTCCGAGCCTTCTTCACGGCACCTGTCGTCATCTTCCACATGAACATCCTCTCTTACTtcaccttcctcctgctcttcGCCTACGTCCTGATGGTTGACTTCCAGCCACTGCCGTCCTGGCGGGAGTACCTCCTCTACTTCTGGCTCTTCTCCCTGGTGTGCGAGGAGACCCGCCAG CTGTTGTATGATCCAGATGGGTTTGGGGTTGTGAAAATGGCTTCCCTGTACTTCAAGGACTTCTGGAATAAGTTGGATATCTGCGCCATCCTGGTCTTCATCACAGGGCTGACTTGCAG GCTGATCCCGTCAACTTTGTACCCCGGGCGCATCGTACTGTCACTGGCTTTTATCATTTTCTGCCTGCGCCTGATGCACATTTTCACAGTCAGTAAAACGCTGGGGCCCAAGATCATCATTGTGAAGCGCATG ATGAAGGAtgtcttcttcttcctcttcctgttaGCAGTGTGGGTGGTGTCCTTTGGGGTTGCCAAGCAGGCCATCCTGATCCACAACGAGGAACGTGTGGAGTGGCTTTTCCGTGGTGTGGTCTACCACTCCTACCTGACCATCTTCGGGCAGATTCCCTCCTACATCGACG GGGTCAACTTCAACATTGACCAGTGTAGCCCCAATGGGACCGACCCCTACAAGCCCAAGTGCCCAGAGACAAACGAGGACAACAAGAAACCCATCTTCCCAGAGTGGCTGACAGTCATCTTACTGTGCCTGTACCTGCTCTTCACCAACATCCTCCTCCTCAACCTCCTCATCGCCATGTTCAA ctACACCTTCCAGCAGGTCCAGGAGCACACGGACCAGATCTGGAAGTTCCAGCGGCATGACCTGATCGAGGAGTACCACGGCCGCCCACCCGCGCCTCCACCCTTCATCCTCCTCAACCACCTGCAGATCCTGGTCCAGCGAGGCTTGCTCCGCAAGCCGGCCAGGCACCACAAACAGCTCA aagagaagctggagaagaacGAAGAAGCTGCCCTCCTCTCTTGGGAGATGTACCTGAAGGAGAACTACCTGCAGCACCAGCAGTGCCAGGAGAAGCAGAACATGGAGCAGAAGATCCGAGACATTGCACAGAG GGTTGACGTactggcagagctgctggacTTGGACCGGGTGAAGAAGACAGGGCTGGTGGAGCAGAGGCTGGTCTCTCTGGAAGAGCAG GCGCATCAGAGTGCCCAGGCCCTGAGGTGGATAATGCAGGCGCTGCAGGGCAGTGGCTTCGGCTCGAGCGAGGACGTGCCACCCATGG GCTCCAGCAAAGCCTCGGAGATGAGGGAGGTTGACCTGGAGGGGAAAGCCGAGGAAAGCCAGCCCCCATACCACGTGCTTGCCCGAAACCTCCTGTACCCAGGGTCTCACACCCTCCGCTTCCCTGTGCCGGACGAGAAGGTGCCCTGGGAG GTGGACTTCCCACTCTACGACCCTCCCGCCTACTCGGCCGACCACAAGGACATGGCTGTGCAGGACCCATTCAGCCC CTCCTTGGAGTCTCTCCTGAAGATCAACTACAACACCATGGACGGGCTGATCGACCGGCAGAGCTTCCACGGCCTCTACGCCGTGCAGGATGGGCTGCCGCT GAACCCCATGGGCAGGACGGGGCTGCGAGGCCGCGGGAGGCTGCACTGCTTTGGGCCCAACCATGCCCTGCACCCCGTTGTGACCCG CTGGAGGAGGAATTTGGATGGGTCCATTATAAGGAAGAGCCTGAAGAAGATGCTGGAAGTCCTAGTAGCCCAGTACCCGCTGTCGGATGTCTGGGCTCTGCCCGGG GGGTCACTGGAGCCGGGCGAGACGCTGCCGCTGAAACTCAAGTGGATCCTGCGCCGGGAGTTCTGGCCCCAGTTCCAGAACTTGCTGAAACAAGGCACTGAG ATACACAAGGGGTACCTTGATGACCCCCGCAACACGGATAACGCCTGGGTCGAAACGGTCGCCGTCAGCGTGCACTTCGACAACCAGAACGATGTGGAGATGAAGCGGCTGAATTCG TTCCTCCAGGGCTGTGATCCGGAGCTGTGCATCCGCTGGCAGGTGCTGGACAAGAGGAGCCCCCTGCACGCCAACCACAAGGAGCTCCTGCACAAGGTCTCAACCCTCCTCGGAGCCTACTACTGA